From a single Nissabacter sp. SGAir0207 genomic region:
- a CDS encoding beta-N-acetylhexosaminidase yields the protein MNTMKFTPTALSAALFALMLTTPAQAGQQTVDRISAFTLHYQINDNQAGQHGTDCRSLGADWAACNTVTLTLSNPGGAVNDRDWAIYFHSVRQVLQVTDPQFTVTRLTGDLHRLTPTAAFKGFPAKGRTDIPMVVEYWQVANSDIMPRWYVTAEGAEPKIIRNTDTEDVSQFVGEITPANLKRAPEDNNIAMTPTTRFVKNRDVAQVPAASLRGQIMPTPLQVKVSAGDVVLDKGLAADLTALPMPSQQAVRARMALLGLTEQPGGYPLSTRIDRNAFSGKQAVDGAYRLVIGERGAEVVGFDHSGVFYGVQSLLSLVPVNGEKRIAQLTAEDAPRFPYRGMHMDVGRNFHSKAAVLRLLDEMAAYKLNTFQFHLSDDEGWRIEIPGLPELTEIGSKRCHDLKETRCLLPQLGSGPFSNNNGSGYFSRADYIEIVKYAQARQIQVIPEIDMPAHARAAVVSMEARYQRLQQAGKLEEAEAYRLLDPTDTSNTTSVQYYDRRSYLNPCMPSSLRFVDKVIGEIAAMHREAGQPLTTWHFGGDEAKNIRLGPGYQDLKAPADPTKGAIDLSKEDLPWSKSQVCQTLVKSGGATAFDHLSSYFAIEVSKLVKAHGIDRMQAWQDGLKDAKDARAFATPRVGVNFWDTLYWGGAQTAGEWAAKGYEITLSNPDYLYFDKPYEVSAREPGYYWATRASDEAKIFSFAPDNLPQNAETSVDRDGNAFTARGDAPWPGAHGMSGQAWSETIRTDSDLEYRIYPRLMVLAERAWHRADWELPYQPGREFQGGKTHWVNRDQLAADWQRFANLMGQREIAKLDRQGVAYRLPVPGARINTGVLEANVALPGLVIQYSVDGKNWQAYNPQAKPTVGEKAWVRTLSPDGKRVSRSEEVAL from the coding sequence TTGAACACCATGAAATTCACACCCACTGCGCTCTCCGCCGCGCTGTTTGCCCTGATGCTGACTACCCCCGCCCAAGCGGGCCAGCAGACGGTCGATCGCATCAGCGCCTTCACGTTGCACTACCAGATCAATGACAACCAAGCCGGCCAGCATGGCACCGACTGCCGCTCGCTGGGAGCTGACTGGGCCGCCTGCAACACCGTCACCCTGACGCTGAGCAACCCCGGCGGCGCGGTCAATGACCGCGACTGGGCAATCTACTTCCACAGTGTGCGGCAGGTGCTACAGGTTACCGATCCGCAATTTACCGTCACTCGCCTGACCGGTGACCTGCACCGCCTGACGCCGACCGCCGCCTTCAAGGGATTCCCGGCCAAGGGCCGCACCGACATCCCGATGGTGGTGGAGTACTGGCAGGTCGCCAACAGCGACATCATGCCGCGCTGGTACGTCACCGCTGAGGGCGCGGAACCGAAAATCATCCGCAACACCGATACCGAGGATGTCTCCCAATTTGTCGGCGAGATCACGCCAGCGAACCTGAAGCGCGCCCCGGAAGATAACAACATTGCGATGACCCCGACCACCCGTTTTGTGAAAAACCGCGATGTCGCGCAGGTGCCTGCCGCCTCGCTGCGTGGGCAGATCATGCCGACGCCGTTGCAGGTGAAGGTGAGCGCTGGCGACGTGGTGCTGGACAAAGGATTGGCGGCTGACCTGACAGCGCTGCCGATGCCGTCACAGCAGGCGGTACGGGCACGCATGGCGCTGCTGGGCCTGACGGAGCAGCCCGGCGGCTACCCGCTCTCCACCCGCATTGACCGCAACGCCTTCAGCGGCAAGCAGGCGGTCGATGGGGCCTATCGGCTGGTGATTGGCGAGCGCGGCGCGGAGGTGGTGGGTTTCGACCACAGCGGTGTCTTCTACGGCGTGCAGTCACTGCTCTCTTTGGTGCCGGTCAACGGCGAGAAGCGCATTGCCCAGCTGACGGCTGAGGATGCGCCGCGCTTCCCCTACCGGGGGATGCACATGGACGTGGGCCGCAATTTCCACAGCAAGGCGGCAGTGTTGCGGCTGCTGGATGAGATGGCGGCCTACAAGCTCAACACCTTCCAGTTCCATTTGAGTGATGATGAGGGCTGGCGCATTGAGATCCCCGGCCTGCCGGAGCTGACGGAGATTGGCAGCAAGCGCTGCCACGACCTGAAAGAGACGCGCTGCCTGCTACCACAACTGGGATCTGGCCCCTTTAGCAACAACAACGGCAGCGGCTACTTCAGCCGGGCGGATTATATTGAGATTGTGAAGTACGCGCAGGCGCGGCAGATTCAGGTGATCCCAGAGATAGACATGCCGGCCCACGCGCGGGCGGCGGTGGTCTCGATGGAGGCACGCTACCAGCGGTTGCAACAGGCTGGCAAACTGGAAGAGGCGGAGGCCTACCGGCTGCTCGACCCGACCGACACCTCCAATACTACCTCGGTGCAGTACTACGATCGCCGCAGCTACCTCAACCCCTGTATGCCGTCGTCGCTGCGCTTTGTTGACAAGGTGATTGGCGAGATTGCTGCCATGCACCGGGAGGCGGGGCAGCCGCTCACCACCTGGCACTTTGGCGGTGATGAGGCGAAAAACATCCGCCTTGGGCCGGGCTACCAAGATCTGAAAGCGCCAGCAGACCCGACGAAAGGGGCCATCGACCTGAGCAAAGAGGATCTGCCGTGGTCGAAATCGCAGGTGTGCCAGACGCTGGTCAAATCGGGCGGGGCCACGGCCTTTGACCACCTCTCCAGCTACTTTGCCATTGAGGTCAGCAAGCTGGTCAAGGCGCACGGCATCGATCGGATGCAGGCCTGGCAGGATGGCCTGAAGGATGCGAAAGATGCCCGCGCCTTCGCCACCCCGCGTGTGGGGGTGAACTTCTGGGATACGCTCTACTGGGGCGGGGCGCAGACCGCCGGCGAGTGGGCAGCCAAGGGTTATGAGATCACCCTCTCCAACCCTGACTACCTCTACTTTGACAAACCCTACGAGGTCAGCGCCCGTGAGCCGGGTTACTACTGGGCCACGCGCGCCAGCGATGAAGCCAAGATCTTCAGCTTCGCGCCGGACAACCTGCCGCAGAACGCCGAGACCTCCGTTGATCGCGACGGCAACGCCTTCACCGCCCGCGGCGATGCCCCGTGGCCGGGCGCGCACGGCATGTCCGGGCAGGCGTGGAGCGAAACCATCCGCACCGACAGCGACCTGGAGTACCGCATCTACCCGCGCCTGATGGTGCTGGCGGAGCGCGCCTGGCACCGCGCCGACTGGGAACTGCCGTACCAGCCTGGCCGGGAGTTCCAGGGCGGCAAGACCCATTGGGTCAACCGTGACCAACTGGCCGCCGACTGGCAGCGCTTCGCCAACCTGATGGGGCAGCGTGAGATCGCGAAGCTGGATCGGCAGGGTGTCGCCTACCGGCTGCCCGTGCCGGGCGCGCGCATCAATACCGGCGTGCTGGAGGCAAACGTGGCGCTGCCGGGGCTGGTTATCCAATACTCCGTGGATGGCAAAAACTGGCAGGCGTATAACCCGCAAGCCAAGCCCACGGTAGGGGAGAAGGCGTGGGTGCGCACTCTCAGCCCGGATGGCAAGCGCGTCAGCCGCAGTGAGGAGGTCGCCCTCTGA
- the fldA gene encoding flavodoxin FldA, which translates to MAVVGIFFGSDTGNTENIAKMIQKQLGADVAEVHDIAKSSKEDLEKFDILLLGIPTWYYGEAQCDWDDFFPTLEEIDFNGKLVALFGCGDQEDYAEYFCDAMGTVRDIIEPRGATLVGHWPVAGYHFEASKGLADDSHFIGLAIDEDRQPELTNERVDAWVKQISEELSLAEIIG; encoded by the coding sequence ATGGCCGTAGTGGGAATCTTCTTCGGATCTGACACCGGAAACACTGAGAACATCGCCAAAATGATCCAGAAGCAACTGGGTGCCGATGTGGCGGAAGTGCATGACATCGCCAAGAGCAGCAAAGAAGATCTGGAAAAGTTTGACATCCTGCTGCTGGGCATCCCGACCTGGTATTACGGCGAAGCGCAGTGTGACTGGGATGACTTCTTCCCGACGCTGGAAGAGATCGACTTCAACGGCAAGCTGGTGGCGCTGTTTGGCTGCGGCGACCAGGAAGATTACGCGGAGTACTTCTGCGACGCGATGGGCACCGTGCGTGACATCATCGAGCCGCGCGGCGCGACGCTGGTCGGCCACTGGCCGGTAGCTGGCTACCACTTTGAGGCCTCCAAGGGCCTGGCCGACGACAGCCACTTCATTGGTCTGGCCATTGACGAAGACCGCCAGCCGGAGCTGACCAACGAGCGCGTCGATGCTTGGGTGAAGCAGATCTCCGAAGAGCTGAGCCTGGCCGAGATCATCGGCTAA
- the fur gene encoding ferric iron uptake transcriptional regulator: MTDNNTALKKAGLKVTLPRLKILEVLQDPECHHVSAEDLYKKLIDMGEEIGLATVYRVLNQFDDAGIVTRHNFEGGKSVFELTQQQHHDHLICLDCGKVIEFSDESIEIRQREIAKKHGIKLTNHSLYLYGHCEAGDCRENEGLHDK, encoded by the coding sequence ATGACTGACAATAACACCGCATTAAAGAAGGCCGGCCTGAAAGTCACGCTTCCCAGACTTAAGATCCTGGAAGTGCTGCAAGATCCGGAATGCCATCATGTCAGTGCGGAAGATCTTTATAAGAAGCTGATTGATATGGGCGAAGAGATTGGTCTGGCCACGGTTTACCGCGTGCTGAACCAGTTCGACGACGCTGGCATCGTGACCCGTCACAACTTTGAAGGCGGCAAGTCCGTATTCGAGCTGACGCAGCAGCAGCACCACGATCACCTGATCTGCCTTGATTGCGGTAAAGTGATTGAATTCAGTGATGAATCTATTGAGATCCGCCAGCGTGAAATTGCCAAGAAACATGGCATCAAGCTGACCAACCATAGCCTCTACCTCTATGGTCATTGTGAAGCCGGTGATTGTCGCGAAAACGAAGGTTTGCACGACAAGTAA
- the ybfE gene encoding LexA regulated protein: MAKEQTDRTTLDLFADERRPGRPKTNPLSRDEQLRINKRNQLRRDKVRGLRRVELKINADAVDALNKLAEQQNISRSELIEQMLLAQLRKQQDDA, encoded by the coding sequence ATGGCAAAAGAACAAACGGATCGCACCACGCTGGATCTGTTCGCAGATGAACGCCGGCCGGGACGCCCAAAAACCAATCCACTCTCCCGTGATGAACAGCTCAGGATCAACAAACGTAACCAGTTGCGACGCGACAAGGTGCGGGGCTTGCGCCGGGTGGAGCTGAAGATCAACGCGGACGCCGTGGACGCGCTCAATAAGCTGGCGGAGCAGCAGAACATCAGCCGCAGCGAGCTGATTGAGCAGATGCTGCTGGCGCAACTGCGCAAGCAGCAAGACGACGCCTGA